One segment of Gloeocapsopsis sp. IPPAS B-1203 DNA contains the following:
- a CDS encoding DUF937 domain-containing protein, with the protein MKLFDQILGAINNPSQQASSGQLANILNTVQQLSSSYNTNPSTMQTLMSVVGSSVRSGLQQKRSRDGYDQTQAYVNQYSGASPSPQAVSGLFSQNQVQQLAQLAAQRTGLNPNMIVQMLPILVPIVLNLLQSGSRAQNAPNNPQTSQNTVLDTFLDANGDGEVDIADVMQLAGRYLGQSRF; encoded by the coding sequence ATGAAACTTTTCGATCAAATTCTTGGTGCAATCAATAATCCTTCACAACAAGCAAGTTCTGGACAGCTAGCTAACATTCTAAACACAGTACAGCAGCTCAGCAGTAGCTACAATACTAATCCTTCCACAATGCAAACACTTATGTCTGTGGTAGGCAGTTCTGTGCGTTCAGGGCTACAACAAAAGCGTTCTAGAGACGGTTACGACCAAACACAAGCATATGTAAATCAATATAGTGGCGCCTCACCAAGTCCGCAAGCAGTTTCTGGACTTTTTTCTCAGAACCAGGTTCAACAGCTAGCACAACTTGCCGCGCAACGGACAGGTTTAAATCCAAACATGATTGTACAGATGTTGCCTATTTTAGTGCCAATTGTGCTGAATTTGTTGCAAAGTGGCAGCCGCGCGCAAAATGCCCCAAACAATCCTCAAACGAGTCAAAATACTGTACTAGACACTTTTTTGGATGCAAATGGCGATGGAGAAGTAGACATTGCTGATGTTATGCAGCTTGCTGGACGCTATCTTGGTCAATCGCGCTTTTAA
- the fmt gene encoding methionyl-tRNA formyltransferase has product MKVVFFGTPDFAVPTLKRLLQHPAIEVAAVVTQPDKRRGRGNQLNPSPIKTLALQHDIAVWQPQRVKKDAEALNQLRQSQADVFVVVAYGQILSQEILDLPRLGCINVHGSILPKYRGAAPIQWCIYHGETETGITTMLMDAGMDTGAMLFKAYTPINLLDNAQNVAQRLAEIGADLLIETLLKWEHQEIQPIAQDDTQATYAPLIKKDDYILDWSKPAIALHNQVRGFFPNCVTSFREESLKVIATVPLGAAYSSLLPEFSFLKEYTLLSTAVPGEVVSIAKGTGPIVQTGEGLLLLQQVQLAGKRPQSGWDFANGSRLTVGEKLQTTAL; this is encoded by the coding sequence ATGAAAGTCGTATTTTTTGGGACTCCTGATTTCGCAGTACCTACTTTAAAAAGACTGCTACAACACCCAGCAATAGAAGTTGCTGCAGTTGTCACTCAACCCGACAAACGTCGCGGACGTGGGAATCAGTTAAATCCTTCACCAATCAAAACTTTAGCTTTGCAGCATGATATCGCTGTATGGCAACCGCAAAGGGTTAAAAAAGATGCAGAAGCTTTAAATCAATTGCGACAATCTCAGGCAGATGTTTTTGTCGTCGTTGCTTATGGGCAAATTCTGTCCCAAGAAATTTTAGATCTGCCTCGTTTGGGCTGTATCAACGTGCATGGCTCAATCTTACCAAAATATCGAGGCGCAGCGCCGATTCAGTGGTGTATCTATCACGGTGAAACGGAAACTGGAATTACAACAATGCTGATGGATGCAGGTATGGATACAGGTGCAATGCTATTCAAAGCCTACACACCAATTAATCTCCTTGATAATGCTCAAAACGTAGCGCAACGACTAGCGGAAATAGGTGCAGATTTGCTGATAGAAACGCTGTTGAAGTGGGAACATCAAGAAATTCAACCAATTGCGCAAGACGACACCCAAGCAACTTATGCGCCATTAATTAAAAAAGACGATTATATTTTAGATTGGTCAAAACCAGCGATCGCATTACATAACCAAGTACGGGGATTTTTCCCCAACTGCGTCACCAGCTTTCGGGAAGAGTCTTTAAAAGTGATTGCCACAGTTCCCCTTGGCGCTGCCTATTCGTCATTACTACCAGAATTTAGTTTTTTAAAGGAGTATACTTTATTGTCAACAGCAGTTCCAGGTGAAGTCGTCAGCATTGCCAAGGGAACGGGACCAATTGTGCAAACAGGCGAGGGATTATTATTATTACAACAAGTGCAACTTGCGGGTAAACGTCCGCAATCAGGATGGGATTTTGCTAATGGTAGTCGTTTAACAGTAGGAGAAAAGTTACAGACTACAGCACTATAA
- a CDS encoding DUF6464 family protein, producing MESESLPTEIILTHPRQSLGSVKLDWTPQPGNYLDLEGKTYAVLERRHRYHLKSGRYRLHKVAIYVQSAPRPSEKSLVAGRWVIGDASCRYNAHSELIRCAVNPEGPCDRCRYYEIAEA from the coding sequence ATGGAGTCAGAGTCACTACCAACGGAGATTATTTTGACGCACCCACGTCAATCATTGGGTAGCGTAAAATTAGATTGGACACCCCAACCAGGAAACTATCTCGATCTTGAGGGTAAAACTTACGCTGTATTAGAGCGGCGCCACCGCTACCATTTAAAATCGGGACGATATCGATTGCATAAGGTGGCAATTTACGTCCAGTCAGCGCCACGTCCGAGTGAAAAAAGCCTTGTTGCTGGGCGTTGGGTAATTGGAGATGCTAGCTGCCGTTACAATGCCCATTCAGAGTTAATTCGTTGTGCCGTGAATCCTGAAGGACCATGCGATCGCTGTCGTTATTATGAAATTGCTGAAGCTTAA
- a CDS encoding GNAT family N-acetyltransferase produces MTIFLETERLILRQFTKDDADNLFELNSDLEVTRLTPDVGQLPNSTEIQTKTLPQYLAYYELYDGYGCWAAVEKSSQAFIGWFYLRPAIHAAYFNPQLADGDDIELGYRLCKAIWGKGYATEGAKALIWKGFREVGMHRVFTVALAVNAPSIRVMEKIGLKREKRFLDELGNDLVIHALNKDEFESLSRI; encoded by the coding sequence ATGACGATATTTTTAGAAACAGAAAGATTGATTTTGCGGCAATTCACTAAAGATGATGCAGATAATTTATTTGAACTTAATAGCGATCTTGAAGTCACCCGTTTGACACCTGATGTTGGTCAACTACCAAATTCCACAGAAATTCAAACAAAAACGTTACCACAATATCTAGCTTACTACGAACTATACGATGGTTACGGTTGCTGGGCAGCCGTTGAAAAGTCAAGCCAAGCATTCATTGGTTGGTTCTACTTACGTCCAGCAATTCATGCAGCTTACTTCAATCCTCAACTCGCCGATGGCGATGACATTGAATTGGGATATCGATTGTGCAAAGCTATTTGGGGAAAAGGTTATGCTACAGAAGGGGCTAAAGCACTGATTTGGAAAGGATTTCGTGAGGTAGGAATGCACCGTGTTTTTACGGTTGCTTTGGCAGTGAATGCGCCTTCGATTCGAGTTATGGAGAAAATAGGGTTAAAAAGAGAAAAAAGATTTTTAGATGAATTGGGTAACGATTTAGTTATCCACGCACTCAACAAAGATGAGTTTGAATCCTTAAGCAGAATCTAA
- the ptsP gene encoding phosphoenolpyruvate--protein phosphotransferase, translating to MVGIVLVSHSKQLAAGVRELAAQMVGDDVSLAVAAGIDDPVNPLGTDTMQVYQAIESVYSADGVVVLMDLGSALLSAEMALEFLSEEQREKIHLCEAPFVEGAIAATISAASGNSITQVIADAQGALTAKATQLGINEAINNQQAQDSNSHIAQIQITVTNKLGLHARPAAKFVTTAAKFQAQIEVRNITRNTNFVRADSINQVATLAVRQGHEIAIAATGVDTEAALVALQELVASNFGEDDSDLVPIGIDASENSVAGELIGIPASIGVAIAPIFQYRPITVRVEEYIVEDTATEWQRLQRAIQTATQDLQALQTTQLGDEAEIFSAHLLVLQDPALLDPVHQRIFLHHQNAEFAWKSTIDELAHNFYTLDDTYLQERANDITDVGQKVLRSLSGMTASTIELTQPSILVTTDLSPSDTAQLDTTKVLGICTTRGSATSHTAILARTLNIPAVVGAPATILHLTNGTLLAIDGASGKVWLEPDTNTITTLQAKRHAILQAQQQAQTTAHQPAITRDRKRITIVANISSVADAKTAIKNGAEGVGLLRTEFLYLNRTTAPTEEEQFTVYQAIAQVLERRPFIIRTLDIGGDKPLPYLRLQPESNPFLGKRGIRFCLENQDIFKTQLRAIVRASHGHQIKIMFPMIATVQEVQAAKAILLEVQTELRHANIPFDATMQIGIMVEIPSAVAIADQLATEVNFFSIGTNDLSQYVMAADRTNPDVAMLADALHPSVLRTIEQTVKAAHHAGIWVGLCGELAADPLATSILVGLGLDELSLNSPAIPTIKHTITELKRSESEAIAQTALNLNSAQDVKTLVTTTTNHQAEFHQNSLA from the coding sequence GTGGTAGGAATTGTTCTTGTCTCTCACAGTAAACAGCTAGCAGCAGGTGTACGAGAACTTGCCGCGCAGATGGTTGGTGATGACGTTTCTTTAGCTGTTGCTGCAGGTATTGACGATCCAGTTAATCCCTTGGGTACAGATACCATGCAAGTTTATCAGGCAATTGAGTCAGTTTATAGCGCAGATGGTGTCGTTGTTTTGATGGATCTAGGAAGTGCTTTGTTAAGTGCGGAAATGGCACTAGAGTTTTTGTCTGAGGAACAGCGCGAGAAAATTCATTTATGTGAAGCACCATTTGTTGAAGGTGCGATCGCTGCAACGATTTCAGCCGCATCAGGAAATTCTATCACCCAAGTCATTGCAGATGCACAAGGGGCATTAACAGCCAAAGCGACACAACTAGGAATCAATGAAGCTATCAATAATCAACAAGCACAAGATAGCAACTCCCACATCGCCCAAATTCAAATTACAGTCACTAATAAACTCGGTTTACACGCACGTCCTGCAGCAAAATTTGTGACAACAGCAGCTAAATTTCAAGCGCAGATTGAAGTAAGAAATATCACTAGAAATACAAACTTTGTTAGGGCTGATAGTATCAATCAAGTTGCCACATTAGCAGTTCGTCAAGGACACGAGATTGCGATTGCTGCGACTGGGGTTGATACAGAAGCAGCTTTAGTTGCATTGCAAGAACTAGTCGCAAGTAACTTTGGTGAAGACGATAGTGATTTAGTGCCAATAGGAATTGATGCAAGTGAGAATTCTGTTGCAGGAGAACTCATTGGAATTCCGGCTTCTATTGGAGTTGCGATCGCCCCTATATTTCAATATCGTCCGATAACTGTACGAGTAGAAGAATACATCGTTGAGGATACAGCAACCGAATGGCAACGCTTACAAAGGGCAATTCAAACTGCAACCCAAGATCTTCAAGCTTTGCAAACAACACAGCTTGGCGACGAGGCGGAGATTTTTAGTGCTCATTTACTTGTTCTCCAAGATCCCGCATTACTTGATCCCGTACACCAACGAATTTTTCTACATCACCAAAACGCAGAATTTGCGTGGAAAAGTACGATTGATGAGTTAGCGCATAACTTTTACACTCTAGACGACACTTATTTGCAAGAACGTGCTAATGACATAACTGATGTTGGACAAAAAGTATTGCGATCGCTCAGTGGAATGACAGCATCGACAATTGAACTAACGCAACCTAGCATCTTAGTCACTACCGATTTAAGTCCTTCAGATACCGCGCAACTAGATACAACAAAAGTATTAGGTATCTGTACAACGCGGGGTAGCGCCACTTCACATACGGCAATTTTGGCGCGTACACTTAATATACCAGCCGTTGTTGGTGCTCCAGCAACAATTTTGCATCTCACAAATGGCACACTTCTAGCAATTGATGGCGCGAGTGGTAAAGTTTGGCTAGAACCGGATACAAATACCATAACAACGCTACAAGCTAAGCGTCATGCAATCTTGCAAGCTCAGCAACAAGCACAAACCACTGCACATCAACCTGCAATAACTCGCGATCGCAAACGCATTACAATCGTAGCGAATATTAGCAGTGTTGCAGATGCGAAAACAGCAATAAAAAATGGGGCTGAAGGTGTCGGATTACTTCGTACCGAGTTTCTCTATCTTAATCGCACAACTGCGCCTACTGAAGAGGAACAATTTACAGTTTATCAAGCGATCGCCCAAGTTTTAGAGCGCCGCCCTTTTATCATTCGTACTTTAGATATTGGTGGTGACAAACCACTACCTTATTTGAGGTTACAACCAGAATCTAATCCTTTCTTAGGCAAACGCGGTATTCGTTTTTGTTTAGAAAATCAAGATATTTTCAAAACGCAGTTACGTGCAATTGTGCGAGCTAGTCACGGACATCAAATTAAAATTATGTTTCCCATGATTGCTACTGTGCAAGAAGTACAAGCTGCAAAGGCAATTTTACTAGAAGTCCAAACTGAACTGAGACATGCAAATATTCCTTTTGATGCGACAATGCAAATAGGAATTATGGTGGAGATTCCGTCGGCAGTTGCGATCGCCGATCAATTAGCAACCGAGGTCAATTTTTTCAGTATTGGGACAAATGACTTAAGTCAGTATGTCATGGCAGCAGATCGTACTAATCCTGATGTCGCCATGCTTGCAGATGCTTTACACCCTTCAGTTTTACGCACAATTGAGCAAACTGTAAAAGCTGCACATCACGCTGGAATTTGGGTTGGTTTATGTGGTGAGTTAGCAGCAGATCCTCTTGCTACGTCAATTTTAGTCGGCTTAGGATTAGATGAACTTAGCCTTAATTCGCCAGCGATACCAACAATTAAACATACTATTACTGAGTTAAAAAGATCTGAATCTGAAGCGATCGCGCAAACAGCTTTAAATCTAAATTCAGCACAGGATGTCAAAACATTAGTGACAACTACGACTAATCATCAAGCCGAATTCCATCAAAACTCGCTTGCTTGA
- a CDS encoding helix-turn-helix domain-containing protein, with translation MTQEFLSHMLGTRRSGVTEAASKFSKAGIIRYSRGKITILDREALESTSCECYQTVKKEFTRLLKN, from the coding sequence CTGACTCAAGAATTTCTCTCTCATATGCTTGGCACACGCCGTTCTGGTGTTACAGAGGCTGCTAGTAAGTTTAGCAAAGCAGGAATAATCCGCTACAGCCGAGGAAAAATTACTATTCTCGATCGAGAAGCCTTAGAGTCAACTTCTTGCGAGTGCTATCAAACAGTTAAAAAAGAGTTTACCCGTTTGCTAAAAAACTAA
- a CDS encoding bifunctional orotidine-5'-phosphate decarboxylase/orotate phosphoribosyltransferase produces MTFFDKLNTAIAQNDSLLFLGLDPNPEMMPQHKTGDIIEDLWTWLQFLIVETANLVCAYKPTLGFYEALGSRGLELLERTLAAIPSDIPIILDAKHSDLNTSTTFARTIFQNWQVDAVTINGYAGQDHAASFLVHPDKAVFVLCCTSNPGAIALQQYPQSETPFYLHLTKEAKTWGTPEQLGFEVGTTSPEVIKHVRAIAPERLILARSIWGEEGNINQLLTAGLNANGNGLLVPVPQDILSQDNPAKEIYSLRQKVNQIRTKSSQEDSNCSVWLPDVCLLEKHPHFDLILQLYDIECILFGDFVQASGATFSYYIDLRKIISNPQIFHQILLAYADILKYLNFDRIAGIPYGSLPTATGLALHLNRPMIFPRKEVKAHGTRRLIEGLFHPGETVVVVDDILISGKSAMEGSAKLESAGLNVEDIVVFIDHEQGVKDRLHQNGYRAHSVLTLSEITETLYKAGRINDEQLKAFEESC; encoded by the coding sequence ATGACCTTTTTTGATAAATTGAATACAGCGATCGCGCAGAATGATAGCTTGCTATTTTTAGGACTCGATCCTAATCCAGAAATGATGCCTCAGCATAAAACTGGAGATATCATTGAAGACTTATGGACATGGCTGCAATTTCTCATTGTTGAAACAGCTAATTTAGTCTGTGCCTACAAACCGACACTTGGTTTCTATGAAGCTTTAGGTAGCCGAGGCTTAGAACTTTTAGAGCGGACTTTAGCAGCAATTCCTAGCGATATCCCTATCATTTTAGATGCTAAACATAGTGACTTAAATACAAGTACAACCTTTGCGCGAACTATTTTTCAAAACTGGCAAGTTGATGCAGTGACAATTAATGGTTACGCAGGACAAGATCATGCAGCCTCGTTTTTAGTTCATCCTGATAAAGCTGTATTTGTCTTGTGTTGTACTTCTAATCCTGGTGCGATCGCCTTACAACAATATCCTCAAAGCGAAACGCCTTTTTACTTGCATTTAACGAAAGAAGCAAAAACGTGGGGAACTCCAGAACAACTTGGTTTTGAAGTAGGAACGACAAGTCCTGAAGTTATTAAACATGTGAGGGCGATCGCCCCTGAAAGACTGATATTGGCACGCAGCATTTGGGGAGAAGAAGGTAATATTAACCAGCTTTTAACTGCTGGTTTAAATGCAAACGGTAATGGTTTATTAGTTCCTGTGCCTCAAGATATTTTAAGTCAAGATAATCCAGCCAAAGAAATTTATTCACTTCGGCAAAAAGTTAATCAAATTCGTACAAAAAGTAGTCAAGAAGACTCTAATTGCTCTGTTTGGTTGCCAGATGTTTGTTTACTTGAGAAACATCCTCATTTTGATTTAATTCTACAACTTTATGACATTGAATGTATTTTGTTTGGTGATTTTGTTCAAGCTTCTGGAGCAACATTTTCTTACTATATAGACTTGCGCAAAATCATTTCTAATCCCCAAATTTTTCATCAAATTCTTTTAGCATACGCTGATATTCTTAAGTATCTAAACTTTGATAGAATCGCAGGAATTCCTTACGGTTCATTACCTACTGCTACTGGTTTAGCTTTGCATCTCAATCGTCCAATGATCTTTCCACGCAAAGAAGTGAAAGCGCATGGTACTCGACGCTTAATTGAGGGACTGTTTCATCCTGGGGAAACGGTTGTTGTCGTTGATGATATTTTAATTAGTGGCAAAAGTGCAATGGAAGGATCTGCAAAACTTGAATCAGCAGGCTTAAATGTAGAAGATATTGTTGTATTTATAGATCACGAACAGGGAGTAAAAGATCGATTGCATCAAAATGGTTATCGCGCACACTCTGTATTGACGCTTTCAGAAATTACAGAAACATTATATAAAGCTGGTAGAATTAATGACGAACAATTAAAAGCTTTTGAAGAAAGTTGTTAG
- a CDS encoding NB-ARC domain-containing protein: MSSNDFISLIGQILEPNCLTSLQAAVLQGTWEGKSYSKIALETDRDPDYLKQVGQKLWQLLSQALGRKVTKLNLRASLQRYASQATIVRQPAQVTQEVTLTSDLIAVETITHTSCDRCQIPLTPWQDWRELIDVSRFYGRGRELATLRQWIHKDRCRLVAILGMGGMGKTALAAKLAQVVQLNFEYLIWHSLRNAPFLSDLLCDVILFLSERQENLPTAPEKQLSFLINYLRRNRCLLILDNVEALLCSGELGEYRHGYEDYHHLLRRIADEQHQSCVMLTSREPPIGLSAREGKDLPVRIMQLQGVQPLEAQAILHSKGLMTTEAECQALIEQYGGNPLALKIIGSAIAFLWDGNVSLFLSQGTLICEDIQQLLDQHFERLSLLEKQVMCWLASAQKEVSLTQLQADIVPTISHNELHRVLESLQRRSLIETHSGYFTQKPVVMKYVAEQLIAQFYSEISSKITI; this comes from the coding sequence ATGTCCTCTAATGACTTTATTTCTTTAATCGGTCAAATTCTTGAACCTAACTGCCTCACTTCCCTGCAAGCAGCGGTGTTACAGGGTACTTGGGAGGGGAAAAGCTACTCTAAAATCGCCCTAGAAACTGATCGCGATCCCGATTATCTCAAGCAGGTAGGGCAAAAACTCTGGCAACTGCTTTCCCAAGCACTAGGACGCAAAGTAACGAAACTCAATCTGCGTGCGTCACTCCAACGATATGCGAGTCAAGCCACTATTGTTCGTCAGCCTGCTCAAGTAACTCAAGAGGTTACTCTGACATCAGACTTGATCGCAGTAGAAACAATAACTCATACCTCGTGCGATCGCTGTCAAATCCCCCTCACTCCCTGGCAAGATTGGAGAGAGTTAATTGATGTCTCTCGCTTTTATGGACGAGGTAGGGAACTAGCCACACTCAGACAATGGATTCACAAGGATCGCTGCCGTTTAGTTGCCATACTGGGTATGGGTGGTATGGGTAAAACTGCTCTTGCCGCAAAGCTAGCCCAAGTGGTGCAATTAAACTTCGAGTATCTAATTTGGCATTCCTTACGCAATGCACCTTTTCTATCAGATCTGCTCTGTGATGTCATTCTATTTCTATCAGAGCGACAAGAAAATCTTCCCACAGCTCCAGAAAAGCAACTCTCTTTTCTAATAAATTACCTGCGACGAAACCGTTGTTTACTGATACTTGATAACGTCGAAGCTCTTTTGTGCAGCGGTGAATTAGGGGAATACCGACATGGTTATGAAGACTACCATCACCTGCTACGTCGCATAGCTGACGAACAACATCAAAGTTGCGTCATGCTTACAAGCCGCGAACCACCCATTGGGTTATCTGCTAGAGAGGGTAAAGACTTACCAGTGAGAATTATGCAGTTGCAAGGAGTGCAGCCACTAGAAGCACAGGCTATTCTCCATAGTAAAGGACTAATGACAACAGAAGCGGAGTGCCAAGCACTAATCGAACAATACGGGGGTAATCCTTTAGCTTTAAAGATTATTGGTAGTGCGATCGCCTTTTTATGGGATGGCAATGTCTCTCTATTTCTTTCCCAAGGTACACTCATCTGTGAAGATATTCAGCAACTGTTAGATCAGCACTTTGAGCGCCTCTCACTTCTAGAAAAGCAGGTGATGTGTTGGTTGGCGAGCGCGCAAAAAGAAGTATCACTAACACAACTACAGGCTGACATTGTGCCAACGATCTCCCATAATGAGTTACATAGAGTCTTGGAATCCCTGCAAAGACGTTCGTTAATCGAAACTCACTCTGGTTACTTCACCCAAAAACCTGTAGTTATGAAGTATGTAGCAGAGCAACTCATCGCTCAATTTTATTCTGAAATTTCAAGTAAAATTACTATATGA
- a CDS encoding SDR family oxidoreductase: MKKLIVITGVTRGLGLAMTEAFIQAGQTVIACARSETAIKTLRQRFSSPHDFTVVDVAEDQQVANWAKRILAQYEPPDLLLNNAGVINQLAPLWKVPADEFNRLINVNIIGVTNVIRHFVPAMIQRNQGIIVNFSSGWGRSTSPEVAPYCASKWAIEGLTRSLAQELPNGMAAIPLNPGIIHTDMLEICFGEAAADYTPLQEWSRQAVPFLLQLSPRHNGSPLTVPQ, translated from the coding sequence ATGAAAAAGCTAATTGTCATTACAGGTGTCACTCGCGGTTTAGGACTGGCAATGACTGAAGCATTTATTCAAGCAGGACAGACTGTTATTGCTTGTGCGCGTTCAGAAACTGCAATAAAAACACTCCGTCAACGATTTAGTTCACCTCACGATTTTACTGTTGTTGATGTTGCAGAGGATCAACAAGTTGCAAACTGGGCAAAACGCATACTTGCACAATACGAACCACCCGATTTATTACTAAACAATGCAGGTGTCATTAATCAATTAGCACCATTATGGAAAGTACCTGCTGATGAATTTAATCGTTTGATCAATGTCAATATTATTGGCGTGACGAACGTCATTCGTCATTTTGTACCAGCAATGATTCAGAGAAATCAAGGCATTATCGTTAATTTTAGTTCAGGTTGGGGACGCTCAACTTCACCGGAAGTTGCACCCTACTGTGCTTCTAAGTGGGCAATTGAGGGATTAACGCGATCGCTTGCGCAAGAACTTCCTAATGGTATGGCAGCAATTCCCCTCAATCCAGGGATTATTCACACTGATATGCTGGAAATCTGTTTTGGAGAAGCAGCTGCTGACTATACACCTCTACAAGAATGGAGTCGTCAAGCTGTGCCTTTTTTGTTACAACTGAGTCCGCGACACAATGGTTCTCCGTTAACAGTTCCTCAATAA
- a CDS encoding DUF86 domain-containing protein, with the protein MNRDPTYLLDIANTCSTIIELIQGMSKTSFVSDKRTHLAVLYEITVTGEIVKRLSSEFRQNYPEIPWKQIAGMRDKLVHDYNKVDLDLTWEVTQSNIPELLEFVLPLLPQKEIDDES; encoded by the coding sequence ATGAATCGAGATCCAACCTACCTGCTTGATATTGCTAACACCTGTAGCACGATCATTGAACTCATTCAAGGAATGAGCAAAACATCATTTGTGTCAGATAAGCGAACACATCTCGCCGTTCTTTACGAAATTACCGTCACAGGAGAAATAGTTAAACGGCTGTCCTCAGAATTTCGACAAAACTATCCAGAAATTCCGTGGAAGCAAATTGCAGGAATGCGCGATAAATTAGTGCATGATTATAATAAAGTCGATCTAGATTTGACTTGGGAAGTCACTCAGTCTAACATCCCTGAACTTTTGGAGTTCGTACTACCGTTGCTGCCCCAAAAGGAGATTGACGATGAAAGTTAA
- a CDS encoding nucleotidyltransferase family protein, with product MHTIQLTSMLQLRLAITSEQLAEFCQRRHINELALFGSILRDDFHADSDIDILVAFQPDAKISLLDLVDMQYELEDLCHRKVDLLTKKSVEDSPNWIRRKEILNTAKVVYESRSNLPA from the coding sequence ATGCATACAATTCAACTGACTTCCATGCTTCAATTACGACTTGCAATTACCTCAGAACAACTTGCTGAATTTTGCCAACGTCGGCATATCAATGAACTTGCGCTTTTTGGCTCTATTCTACGGGATGATTTTCATGCAGACAGCGACATTGATATTCTGGTTGCCTTCCAACCCGATGCCAAAATCAGCCTTTTAGATCTCGTCGATATGCAGTACGAGTTAGAAGACTTATGTCATAGAAAAGTAGATTTATTGACTAAAAAATCAGTCGAAGATAGCCCTAACTGGATTCGCCGTAAAGAAATTCTGAATACAGCCAAAGTCGTCTATGAATCGAGATCCAACCTACCTGCTTGA